The following coding sequences lie in one Cannabis sativa cultivar Pink pepper isolate KNU-18-1 chromosome 5, ASM2916894v1, whole genome shotgun sequence genomic window:
- the LOC133038232 gene encoding uncharacterized protein LOC133038232, with the protein MGDWKSKWFYVFKVHRIEPTLIADPVCRIFVDLDKVCYSVFRDLLLTRSFVVIADRPARPTLSAHKKGVAEILGSLPVQDRDWRLLCTTAKLREHKLIPENASLQREPVYKEPSERQQERIDKRLSKQTPRETSDMTFLKSAPVLKIKQKGGTPASSPVVAQKRKSDVMTSLAADSSKKLAKTTQDKGKKVIIDSPVRPRDFLAMQEKLLAEIPYEELVSRSTELAVQSVALFMKAAATPSKELDSLKRQNAHFQENIKRLKQEVAKMEELHKELEEVNRAKEQLELELKKSQDTIGEMARDLEAEKESGKKQYDQAVSDYIYTTLSKVPDFDFSLLGDEAAEMAEAFRSMSPTRTQGNLPDEIEGVQAEEVENEVVSKIVDEAAPDETTPAA; encoded by the exons ATGGGTGACTGGAAGTCAAAATGGTTTTACGTTTTTAAGGTTCACAGGATCGAaccgactttaatcgcagacccagtATGTCGCATATTTGTTGACTTAGATAAAGTTTGTTACTCTGTTTTTCGAGATCTTTTGCTAACTCGTTCTTTTGTtgtcatcgcagatagaccagctcgaccaacGCTTAGCGCTCATAAGAAGGGGGTAGCTGAAATTCTTGGgagtcttccggtacaagatcgcgactggcgattgctGTGTACGACTGCTAAATTGCGAGAACACAAACTGATCCCCgagaacgcgagtcttcaacgggagccaGTATATAAAGAACCATCTGAGAGACAGCAGGAGCGGATAGATAAACGGCTTTCCAAGCAAACTCCTCGAGAAACTTCAG ACATGACTTTCctgaagtctgcccctgtcctgaagatcaagcaAAAGGGTGGGACACCGGCATCTTCACCAGTCGtcgcccagaagaggaagagcgatgtgatgaCTTCGCTCGCTGCAGATTCCTCCAAGAAGTTGGCCAAGACCACTCAGGATAAGGGGAAGAAGGTTATCATTGATTCTCCGGTTCGCCCTCGCGACTTCCTGGCCATGCAGGAAAAATTACTGGCCGAGATTCCTTATGAGGAACTTGTTTCTCGATCTACTGAACTGGCCGTACAATCTGTGGCCTTGTTTATGAAAGCCGCGGCCACGCCTTCGAAGGAACttgactcgctgaagaggcagaacgcccattttcaagaaaacataaaGAGGCTGAAGCAGGAGGTGGCCAAGATGGAGGAACTTCACAAGGAGCTCGAGGAAGTCAATCGGGCCAAAGAACAGTTGGAGCTCGAGCTCAAGAAGTCGCAGGACACAATCGGCGAGATGGCTCGCGActtggaggctgagaaagagagTGGGAAAAAACAGTATGATCAGGCTGTGTCTGATTACATTTATACTACTCTCTCCAAGGTCcctgacttcgacttctcgctgCTTGGAGATGAAGCTGCTGAAATGGCTGAAGCCTTTCGCTCGATGTCTCCTACCCGGACTCAAGGCAACCTTCCAGATGAAATCGAGGGAGTGCAGGCTGAGGAGGTCGAGAATGAAGTTGTGAGCAAGATCGTGGATGAGGCTGCTCCTGATGAGACTACTCCCGCtgcttga